From Penicillium psychrofluorescens genome assembly, chromosome: 6, one genomic window encodes:
- a CDS encoding uncharacterized protein (ID:PFLUO_009572-T1.cds;~source:funannotate), translating to MEGSDQLAVSRAGPRGIADETDSAVTVMGDETPNNQPEPKKEHDWSLLSHLQQQHERDLASGFKQQKLGVTWKNLNVNVTSSEAAVNENALSQFNIPQHVKESRQKPPLRTILHNSHGCVKPGEMLLVLGRPGSGCTTLLKMLANRRLGYKSIEGDVRFGSLTPDEAKQYRGQIVMNTEEELFFPTLTVGQTMDFATRLKVPFHLPNGVDSPKAYREESKRFLLEAMNISHTEDTKVGNEYVRGVSGGERKRVSIIECMATRGSVFCWDNSTRGLDASTALEWTKSVRALTDTLGLSTIVTLYQAGNGIYDLFDKVLVLDEGEQVYYGPREQARPFMEEAGFICREGSNVADFLTGVTVPTERRIRDGYENRFPRSAEQLRAEYEKSPLHSHMITEYDYPDSDLARDRTAEFKEGVAFETTKNLPKSSPLTVGFMAQVKACIVRQYQILWGDKATFIIKQVATLIQALVAGSLFYNAPDNSAGLFVKSGAVFFSLLYNSLLAMSEVTDSFSGRPVLVKHKSFALYHPAAFCIAQITADIPVLLFQISVFSLVLYFMAGLTMSAASFFTYWILVFATTMCMTALFRAIGALFTTFDGASKVSGFLIAALIMYTGYLIQKPEMHPWLGWIFWINPLAYGFEALLSNELHGKVLPCVGVNLIPQGPGYDSPQHQSCAGVGGATPHSTIVTGDQYLSSLEYSHSHLWRNFGIIWAYWVLFVAVTIVATSRWQSPSESGSCLVIPRERLGQHTQKVKRDEESQTQEKTKERPDTESLKDRELNEQLVRNSSVFTWKNLSYTVKTPSGDRVLLEDVHGWVKPGMLGALMGASGAGKTTLLDVLAQRKTEGAIHGSIMVDGRPLPVSFQRSAGYCEQLDVHEPFATVREALEFSALLRQPRDVPREEKLKYVDTIINLLELHDIADTLIGRVGAGLSVEQRKRVTIGVELVSKPSILIFLDEPTSGLDGQSAFNTVRFLRKLADVGQAVLVTIHQPSAQLFAEFDTLLLLARGGKTVYFGDIGDNGQTVKDYFMRYGAPCPPNTNPAEHMIDVVSGHLSQGRDWNNVWLESPEHGRVVKELDEIIETAGSNPPGTHDDGREFSTSLWEQSKLVTERMSIALFRNTDYVNNKFALHVGSALFNGFSFWMIGDSVSSMQLRLFTIFNFIFVAPGVINQLQPLFIERRDIYDTREKKSKMYSWKAFVTALIISEFPYLCICAVLYFVCWYYTVGFSSESSKAGATFFVMLIYEFVYTGIGQFIAAYAPNATFAALTNPLIIGMLVSFCGVLVPYGQIQAFWRYWIYWINPFNYLMGSMLVFNVYDTEVHCKETEFAIFDPPNGTTCRQYLHTFMETIGTGMNLTNPEATGECRICEYRTGADYLHTLNLKDYYYGWRDAAIVVIFAISSYALVYILMKLRTKASKKAE from the exons ATGGAGGGATCTGACCAGCTCGCTGTATCCCGCGCGGGTCCACGCGGCATCGCAGATGAGACAGACAGCGCCGTCACCGTTATGGGGGACGAAACTCCAAACAATCAGCCCGAGCCCAAAAAAGAGCACGATTGGAGCCTGCTGTCGcatctccaacaacaacatgAACGCGATCTTGCTTCCGGGTTCAAACAACAAAAGCTTGGGGTGACCTGGAAAAACCTCAATGTCAATGTTACCAGCTCCGAGGCTGCTGTTAATGAAAACGCCCTATCACAGTTCAATATTCCTCAGCATGTGAAAGAATCTCGTCAAAAACCTCCCCTACGCACCATTCTACACAACAGCCATGGCTGTGTCAAGCCTGGTGAGATGCTCTTGGTTCTTGGCCGTCCAGGTTCCGGTTGCACTACGTTGCTCAAAATGCTCGCCAACCGACGCCTGGGCTACAAGTCGATCGAGGGAGATGTCCGGTTCGGCTCCTTGACCCCCGACGAGGCCAAACAGTACCGGGGCCAGATTGTCATGAACACTGAAGAGGAGCTGTTTTTCCCTACCCTAACAGTTGGACAAACTATGGATTTTGCAACTCGACTGAAGGTGCCTTTCCATCTACCGAATGGTGTTGACTCCCCCAAGGCATATCGTGAAGAGTCCAAGAGATTTCTTCTGGAAGCAATGAATATTTCGCATACAGAGGATACGAAAGTCGGAAACGAGTATGTGCGCGGTGTTTCCGGTGGTGAACGCAAACGTGTTTCTATCATAGAATGCATGGCTACCCGAGGCTCAGTCTTTTGCTGGGACAATAGTACCCGTGGATTGGATGCTAGCACTGCTCTAGAATGGACTAAATCCGTTCGTGCTTTGACCGATACTCTTGGTCTTTCAACGATTGTGACCCTTTACCAAGCTGGCAACGGAATCTACGATCTGTTCGATAAGGTCCTTGTTCTAGACGAAGGCGAGCAAGTTTACTACGGACCCCGGGAGCAGGCGCGGCCGTTCATGGAAGAAGCTGGGTTCATCTGTCGCGAGGGCTCCAACGTCGCCGACTTCCTCACTGGTGTGACCGTTCCGACCGAGCGCCGTATCCGTGATGGGTATGAGAACCGATTTCCTCGCAGCGCCGAACAGCTGCGCGCCGAGTACGAGAAGTCGCCTCTCCACTCCCACATGATCACTGAGTACGATTACCCGGACTCGGATCTGGCCCGTGACCGCACTGCAGAGTTCAAAGAAGGCGTGGCTTTTGAAACCACCAAGAATTTGCCGAAGAGCAGCCCTCTTACCGTGGGCTTCATGGCGCAGGTCAAGGCCTGCATTGTGCGACAATATCAGATCCTGTGGGGAGACAAGGCGACCTTTATCATTAAGCAAGTTGCGACCTTGATCCAGGCATTGGTTGCTGGTTCCCTCTTTTACAATGCTCCCGATAACTCGGCCGGTCTCTTCGTCAAGTCTGGTGCtgtgtttttttctctcctgtACAACAGTCTGCTGGCTATGTCCGAGGTGACGGACTCCTTCAGTGGGCGTCCGGTCCTTGTCAAACATAAAAGTTTTGCTTTGTACCATCCGGCCGCCTTCTGCATTGCCCAAATTACCGCCGATATTCCCGTCCTTCTATTCCAGATCAGCGTCTTCTCGCTGGTGCTTTATTTCATGGCGGGATTGACGATGTCCGCAGCCAGTTTCTTCACTTACTGGATTCTTGTGTTTGCGACCACGATG TGCATGACTGCTCTGTTCCGGGCAATAGGTGCTCTGTTCACCACCTTCGATGGTGCATCCAAGGTCTCTGGATTCCTGATTGCGGCACTGATCATGTATACTGGGTACCTAATTCAGAAGCCAGAGATGCACCCATGGCTGGGAtggatcttctggatcaATCCTTTGGCATATGGGTTCGAAGCGCTTTTGTCTAACGAACTCCACGGCAAAGTTCTACCATGCGTTGGTGTCAACCTGATACCCCAGGGTCCCGGCTATGACAGCCCGCAGCACCAGTCCTgtgctggtgttggtggcGCGACTCCCCACAGCACAATTGTTACCGGTGACCAGTACCTGAGCTCGCTGGAATATAGCCACTCCCACCTCTGGCGGAACTTCGGCATTATCTGGGCCTATTGGGTACTCTTTGTCGCCGTAACGATCGTCGCTACTTCCAGATGGCAATCACCTTCCGAGTCCGGTAGTTGCCTCGTTATTCCTCGTGAGCGTCTGGGTCAACACACCCAGAAGGTCAAGCGTGATGAGGAGTCTCAGACGCAGGAAAAGACCAAAGAGCGCCCCGATACCGAATCTCTGAAAGACCGCGAACTGAACGAGCAGCTGGTTCGAAATTCTTCTGTTTTCACCTGGAAGAATCTCAGCTATACCGTGAAGACACCCTCCGGGGACCGTGTTTTGCTCGAGGATGTTCATGGATGGGTGAAGCCTGGCATGCTGGGCGCTCTCATGGGAGCCTCTGGTGCTGGTAAAACCACGTTGCTTGACGTTCTGGCCCAGCGCAAGACTGAAGGTGCGATCCATGGATCGATCATGGTGGACGGACGTCCGTTGCCAGTTTCATTCCAACGCTCAGCTGGTTACTGTGAACAACTCGATGTCCACGAACCATTTGCGACTGTACGTGAGGCCTTGGAGTTCTCTGCCCTACTTCGCCAACCGCGGGATGTTCCCCGTGAGGAAAAGTTGAAATATGTCGACACCATTATCAATCTGCTCGAGCTGCATGATATTGCGGACACTTTGATCGGCCGTGTTGGAGCTGGACTGAGCGTCGAGCAGCGAAAACGTGTCACTATTGGTGTTGAACTAGTTTCGAAGCCCAgcatcttgatcttcttAGACGAACCCACTTCCGGTCTTGATGGTCAATCGGCTTTCAATACAGTGCGCTTCCTGCGCAAGCTGGCTGACGTGGGTCAAGCTGTGCTTGTTACCATTCACCAGCCTAGCGCCCAGTTGTTCGCAGAGTTCGACACATTGCTGCTCTTAGCCAGGGGTGGAAAAACAGTTTATTTCGGCGACATTGGTGACAATGGCCAGACAGTCAAAGATTACTTCATGCGCTACGGAGCACCGTGTCCCCCCAACACCAACCCAGCCGAGCACATGATTGACGTTGTATCTGGCCATCTGTCTCAGGGTCGCGACTGGAACAATGTCTGGTTGGAATCTCCAGAGCATGGACGTGTGGTCAAGGAACTAGACGAAATAATTGAAACAGCCGGATCAAACCCGCCTGGCACccatgatgatggccgtGAGTTCTCCACGTCCCTCTGGGAACAGTCGAAATTGGTAACCGAGCGAATGAGCATTGCTTTATTCCGCAATACCGACTACGTGAACAACAAATTTGCCCTCCACGTCGGGTCTGCTCTATTCAATGGCTTTTCCTTCTGGATGATTGGAGATAGTGTCAGCTCCATGCAATTACGCCTGTTCACTATCTTCAACTTTATTTTTGTCGCTCCCGGTGTCATCAACCAGCTGCAGCCCCTTTTCATCGAACGGCGTGATATTTACGACACTCGCGAGAAAAAATCCAAGATGTATTCTTGGAAAGCCTTTGTCACTGCTCTGATCATCTCCGAGTTCCCTTACCTTTGCATCTGCGCTGTCCTCTACTTTGTTTGCTGGTACTATACCGTCGGGTTTAGCAGCGAGTCGAGCAAGGCCGGTGCCACTTTCTTTGTCATGCTGATCTACGAGTTCGTATATACGGGAATTGGGCAGTTCATTGCTGCCTACGCACCGAACGCTACCTTTGCCGCTTTGACCAACCCTCTGATCATCGGTATGCTGGTGTCGTTCTGCGGTGTCCTGGTGCCGTACGGGCAGATTCAGGCATTTTGGAGGTATTGGATCTACTGGATCAATCCTTTCAACTATCTGATGGGCAGTATGCTGGTATTCAACGTCTACGACACGGAAGTACACTGCAAAGAGACCGAATTTGCCATTTTTGACCCCCCCAACGGTACTACTTGCCGCCAGTACCTGCACACCTTCATGGAAACAATCGGAACTGGAATGAATCTGACCAACCCCGAGGCTACCGGGGAATGCCGCATTTGTGAATATCGCACGGGCGCTGACTACCTCCACACGCTCAACCTCAAGGACTACTACTATGGCTGGCGTGATGCAGCGATTGTTGTCATCTTTGCTATCAGCTCGTATGCTCTTGTATATATCTTGATGAAGCTTCGCACTAAGGCCTCGAAGAAGGCGGAATGA
- a CDS encoding uncharacterized protein (ID:PFLUO_009573-T1.cds;~source:funannotate): MVLKDVHIENMTLEDYHTVLQPKLAGTWNLHRNLPRDLDFFVMLSSISGVIGNATQAAYAAGSTFMDSLAAHRNTLGLHAVSLDLGTVTNVGYLAENRDLAEKMAKQGFKGTDTLTVMSLIEAAILQPRDGSGVSQIVTGLGQWKEGESLGNFDAPLFSHFRHRFRMQKGMGIPDNSIGTLREGLKTAKTLDEATGLICEMLIERISAHLTIAGESVNPANAISEYGVDSHVAIELRNWISKTMESTIPILEILASSSLLELAGKIASKSQLVSINTDE; encoded by the exons ATGGTATTGAAG GACGTTCATATTGAGAACATGACCTTGGAGGATTACCATACTGTTTTACAACCCAAACTTGCGGGAACATGGAATCTACATCGAAATCTCCCCCGAGACCTCGACTTTTTCGTTATGCTATCTTCAATCAGTGGAGTGATCGGAAATGCCACACAGGCCGCATATGCAGCCGGATCAACATTTATGGACTCACTCGCAGCACACCGGAACACCCTCGGTCTTCATGCTGTATCTTTGGATCTTGGAACCGTCACAAACGTCGGCTATCTTGCCGAGAACCGGGATTTAGCAGAGAAAATGGCGAAGCAAGGGTTCAAGGGGACCGACACATTGACCGTAATGTCTCTTATCGAAGCTGCCATTCTACAGCCCAGGGATGGAAGTGGAGTCTCACAGATAGTAACTGGGCTGGGCCAGTGGAAAGAAGGCGAGTCCCTTGGGAATTTTGACGCGCCGCTATTTTCTCATTTCCGTCATCGTTTCCGCATGCAAAAGGGAATGGGGATACCTGATAATTCAATTGGAACTCTGCGCGAGGGCCTAAAAACTGCGAAGACTTTAGATGAAGCTACAGGGTTGATTTGCGAAATGCTTATCGAGAGGATTTCTGCTCATCTTACAATAGCGGGGGAGAGCGTGAACCCTGCCAACGCAATTTCAGAGTACGGAGTCGACTCCCATGTGGCGATCGAACTACGCAACTGGATATCAAAGACCATGGAGAGCACAATCCCCATCTTAGAGATCCTGGCAAGTAGTTCATTGCTGGAGTTGGCGGGAAAGATTGCCAGCAAGTCTCAGCTCGTCAGTATCAACACCGATGAATAG
- a CDS encoding uncharacterized protein (ID:PFLUO_009574-T1.cds;~source:funannotate) codes for MPLRLLCLHGWGTNQKVSQSVETDSTIAVEYEIVHVDNGESLTHHDHIGGLINDLERDNTATFHFLEGDIDSEPGPGIGGFYDGPYYSYYRFPRTFSPEDSDESDILEAYDLLYETIAMEGPFDGILGFSHGGTLAAGFLIHHAKLYPTEPALFRCAIFVNSLPPFRMEPGERPVVEDGLEGYITIPSVTIGGTKDPLFDYSLALHQICDRRRSTFAVHSKGHDIPNDRTNVAVMAAAIRKLSIQALGIW; via the exons ATGCCCCTGCGCCTGCTGTGTCTCCATGGGTGGGGGACCAACCAAAAGGTTAGCCAAAGTGTTGAAACTG ATTCTACGATCGCAGTTGAGTATGAGATTGTTCATGTGGATAATGGGGAATCTCTGACGCACCATGACCACATAGGCGGGCTAATCAATGACCTGGAGAGAGATAACACGGCCACATTCCATTTCCTGGAAGGGGATATCGACTCAGAGCCTGGGCCAGGCATCGGTGGCTTCTACGATGGGCCGTACTACAGCTACTATCGCTTCCCCCGGACATTTTCTCCAGAGGACAGCGACGAGTCTGACATCCTCGAAGCCTATGACTTGTTGTACGAGACTATTGCCATGGAAGGCCCCTTTGATGGTATATTAGGGTTTTCGCATGGCGGTACTTTGGCTGCAGGGTTCTTAATTCATCATGCCAAGTTGTACCCGACCGAGCCTGCGCTGTTTCGGTGTGCCATCTTCGTGAACTCTTTGCCGCCGTTTCGGATGGAACCTGGAGAGCGCCCGGTAGTGGAAGATGGGCTTGAGGGATACATCACAATTCCTAGCGTGACGATCGGGGGCACCAAGGATCCATTGTTTGATTATTCATTAGCTCTGCATCAAATCTGTGATCGCCGGCGGTCCACATTTGCCGTGCATAGCAAGGGCCATGATATTCCCAACGACCGAACAAATGTTGCCGTGATGGCGGCTGCGATTCGAAAATTATCCATCCAGGCGTTGGGGATCTGGTAG
- a CDS encoding uncharacterized protein (ID:PFLUO_009575-T1.cds;~source:funannotate) — translation MPPLGLSLRWKASDEETGDCVTPMSVSSTPKDSGRDDLKLQRRGSQRKIEPGSAIPIQYRSVSFDIEDGEKQQQPKQWQNTDWHTISVEEVQKRLGVDMSRGLAESTANQRLRENGPNKISPLPNPWFWKVFGYLFKGFGSILLVGGILVFLSWKPLGQPPSVANLALGIVLIAVFLLQASFNAWQDWSSSRVMASITAMLPESCLLVRDGSRVEVLATELVPGDTVYLKSGGKIPADMRFVEVSQDLTVDRSIVTGESNSVKGSVDSTSDNYLETRCIGLQGTHCVSGNATGIVVATGDSTVFGRIAKLAGEPKTGLTTIEKEVLRFVVLIFIIMVTWIVILASVWGGWLHKKHPDYINVATLIVDCVSVAIAYIPEGLPIAVASSLTITANLMKKNNVLCKSLKTVETLGSVTVICTDKTGTLTRNRMAVTDFAVETTTSTVEGEVTTTSLAPSVVQQLVAVGSLCNAGEFDTASEKAPLSERRIYGDATDQAILRFSESQGSVADIRKGWKKFFSLDFDSKNKFMVKAFTPVLPDSPKAWLSTAESNDFNAEDILLTVKGAPDILIERCANVLSVDGELKPLNAVTLTEVKHTKDQWSAEGKRTILLARKVLARDSILADPTSAECESQMLGEAKTDLTLVGLVGIIDPTRLEIPEVMRILRQAHIRVFMVTGDFGITALAIARQCGIVTTDSVHDASNLERFAGTGEKKTDPSQSALLLSGPDLMALNEYQWEQLCEYREIVFSRTNPHQKLRIVRELRAREQIVGMTGDGVNDAPALKAADIGISLASGSNIAIEAADMVLLDSFAAIVEAVRYGRVVFDNLKKTVAYLLPAGSWSEFWPVFTNLIFGIPQILSSFLMIIICCFTDCAAAIALAYETPEADVLFRPPRHPTKTRLVDWKLMFHSYAIIGMIETACSFTMAYWYLQRNGIPFSDLWFKFGEIPAGMDPDYYNAKVNEASSIYFTNLVIMQWFNLMAVRTRHLSIFQHPPAFNKKTQNLYLFPAIIFALAIAVIWLYIPSLQRVLSTSGIPVEHYFLPAALGMALLCMDECRKAAVRRWSQGFLAKMAW, via the exons ATGCCTCCGTTGGGATTATCCCTGCGCTGGAAGGCCAGCGATGAGGAAACAGGCGATTGTGTGACCCCAATGTCGGTCAGTTCGACGCCGAAGGACAGTGGCCGAGACGATCTGAAACTGCAGCGACGCGGAAGCCAGAGAAAGATTGAACCGGGCTCGGCTATCCCCATTCAGTATCGAAGCGT GTCGTTTGATATCGAAGACGGGGAGAAACAACAGCAGCCCAAAC AATGGCAAAACACGGATTGGCACACGATTTCCGTCGAAGAAGTGCAGAAGCGCCTCGGTGTGGACATGTCCCGCGGCCTGGCTGAAAGCACGGCCAACCAGCGTCTCCGGGAAAACGGCCCAAACAAGATCTCCCCTCTGCCAAACCCTTGGTTCTGGAAAGTCTTCGGGTATCTTTTCAAAGGATTTGGAtccattctcctcgtcggcggcattcttgtcttcctctcatGGAAACCACTGGGACAACCTCCATCGGTGGCCAACCTTGCCCTGGGAATTGTTTTAATTGCTGTGTTCCTGCTCCAAGCCTCGTTCAATGCTTGGCAAGACTGGTCTTCATCTCGTGTTATGGCCTCTATCACTGCAATGCTGCCGGAATCCTGCCTGTTGGTCCGTGATGGGTCTCGAGTAGAGGTCCTTGCCACGGAGCTTGTCCCGGGAGACACGGTATACCTGAAATCCGGAGGCAAGATTCCAGCGGACATGCGATTTGTTGAAGTATCTCAGGACTTGACTGTGGATAGATCAATCGTTACTG GTGAATCCAACTCGGTCAAGGGCAGTGTGGACTCCACATCTGATAACTATCTGGAAACACGGTGTATTGGCCTTCAAGGGACTCACTGCGTCTCTGGTAATGCCACTGGCATTGTCGTAGCAACTGGTGACTCGACAGTTTTCGGGCGAATCGCCAAACTGGCGGGTGAACCAAAGACCGGCTTGACTACGATTGAAAAGGAAGTCTTACGCTTTGTGGTCCTGATCTTCATCATTATGGTTACCTGGATTGTGATTCTTGCTTCTGTTTG GGGTGGCTGGCTCCACAAGAAACACCCTGACTATATCAACGTGGCCACTCTGATCGTTGATTGTGTTAGCGTCGCCATTGCATACATTCCAGAGGGTCTTCCCATTGCGGTTGCAAGTAGCTTGACGATTACAGCCAAcctgatgaagaagaacaatgtTCTTTGCAAATCTTTGAAGACGGTCGAGACCCTAGGCTCGGTGACGGTCATCTGTACTGACAAAACTGGCACCCTCACTCGT AACCGCATGGCTGTTACAGACTTCGCTGTTGAAACCACCACGTCAACtgttgaaggagaagtcACGACCACGAGTCTGGCTCCTTCTGTTGTCCAACAGCTCGTGGCCGTTGGTAGTCTCTGCAACGCTGGTGAATTTGACACTGCATCAGAAAAAGCTCCACTCAGTGAGCGACGCATCTATGGTGACGCTACCGATCAAGCTATTTTGAGATTCTCAGAGAGCCAAGGCTCTGTTGCAGACATTCGAAAAGGATGGAAAAAATTCTTCAGTCTGGACTTTGACAGTAAAAACAAGTTCATGGTCAAGGCATTTACTCCAGTCCTCCCCGACAGCCCGAAGGCTTGGCTTTCAACAGCTGAATCGAACGACTTCAACGCTGAAGACAT TCTTTTGACCGTCAAGGGTGCCCCGGATATCTTGATCGAGCGATGCGCCAATGTTCTCAGTGTAGATGGTGAATTAAAACCTTTGAATGCCGTCACTCTCACAGAAGTCAAACACACGAAGGACCAGTGGTCCGCGGAGGGCAAACGGACTATTTTGCTTGCTCGCAAGGTTCTGGCAAGGGATAGTATTCTGGCCGATCCCACATCGGCGGAATGCGAGTCCCAGATGCTCGGTGAAGCCAAGACGGATCTTACACTGGTTGGCCTTGTGGGCATTATCGACCCAACAAGATTGGAAATTCCTGAAGTGATGCGGATTTTGCGTCAGGCACACATCAGAGTCTTCATG GTCACTGGTGATTTTGGAATCACCGCGCTGGCCATTGCCCGTCAATGTGGCATTGTCACTACTGACTCCGTTCATGATGCATCGAACCTGGAGCGTTTCGCAGGCacaggagaaaagaagacgGACCCATCTCAGTCCGCTCTGCTTCTCAGTGGTCCCGATCTGATGGCTCTTAACGAATACCAGTGGGAACAGCTCTGTGAATATCGCGAAATTGTGTTCTCCCGCACTAATCCCCATCAAAAGTTGCGAATTGTGCGCGAGCTCCGGGCCCGGGAACAAATTGTCGGTATGACTGGCGACGGAGTCAATGATGCACCGGCCCTGAAAGCTGCCGATATTGGAATCAGTCTTGCCAGCGGCTCGAACATCGCTATTGAAGCTGCTGACATGGTCTTGTTGGATTCATTTGCTGCAATTGTTGAGGCCGTTCGTTACGGACGAGTCGTCTTCGACAACCTCAAGAAAACAGTCGCCTACCTTCTTCCTGCTGGCTCGTGGTCTGAATTCTGGCCTGTGTTCACCAATTTGATCTTCGGCATTCCTCAAATCTTGTCATCCTTCCTGATGATCATCATTTG TTGTTTCACTGACTGTGCTGCGGCCATCGCCCTTGCCTATGAAACTCCCGAGGCAGACGTACTCTTCCGTCCTCCCCGTCATCCCACAAAGACTCGCCTTGTCGACTGGAAGCTCATGTTTCACTCATACGCCATTATTGGAATGATCGAAACTGCCTGCTCATTTACAATGGCTTATTGGTATCTCCAGCGTAACGGCATTCCTTTCTCGGATCTCTGGTTCAAGTTCGGGGAGATTCCAGCCGGCATGGACCCTGACTACTACAACGCTAAAGTGAACGAGGCCAGCTCTATCTACTTCACCAACCTTGTCATCAT GCAATGGTTCAACCTCATGGCAGTGCGTACTCGGCAcctctccatcttccagcaTCCCCCCGCcttcaacaagaagaccCAGAATTTGTACTTGTTCCCCGCAATTATATTTGCGCTGGCCATTGCAGTGATATGGCTCTACATCCCCAGCCTGCAGAGAGTTCTCAGTACTTCAGGGATTCCCGTGGAGCACTATTTCCTTCCCGCGGCGCTAGGTATGGCTCTTCTCTGCATGGATGAATGCAGAAAAGCAGCGGTCCGTCGCTGGTCTCAAGGGTTCTTGGCCAAGATGGCTTGGTAA
- a CDS encoding uncharacterized protein (ID:PFLUO_009576-T1.cds;~source:funannotate), producing the protein MPWSFALPQAILTSPVLSVATPILTGTGVALLTNRVRTKNTYHQFRQPPFNPPSWLFAPVWTVLYGMMGYAAHHATMTASRSFSLAVRDANDSAQTLYTAQLVLNNLWMPLFFGLGRPAVALGDMALLVGNVSLLLVNWWTADRTAFWLMTPYYAWLGYAAYLNAGVGYLNGWVLPNRK; encoded by the exons ATGCCGTGGTCCTTTGCGCTCCCCCAGGCGATTCTCACCTCGCCGGTGCTCTCGGTCGCCACGCCCATTCTCACGGGCACCGGCGTCGCGCTTCTAACGAACC GCGTGCGAACCAAGAATACCTACCACCAATTTCGGCAGCCGCCGTTCAACCCGCCCAGCTGGCTCTTTGCGCCCGTGTGGACGGTGTTGTACGGCATGATGGGCTACGCCGCGCATCACGCCACGATGACCGCGTCGCGATCCTTCTCACTAGCCGTCCGAGATGCCAACGACTCGGCGCAGACGCTGTACACCGCGCAGCTGGTGCTCAACAACCTCTGGATGCCCCTGTTCTTCGGGCTAGGGCGACCAGCCGTGGCCCTGGGCGACATGGCGCTCCTGGTTGGGAATGTCTCGCTACTGCTGGTGAACTGGTGGACGGCTGACCGCACGGCATTCTGGTTGATGACACCGTACTACGCGTGGCTCGGGTACGCGGCGTACCTGAATGCGGGTGTGGGGTACTTGAATGGCTGGGTGTTACCGAACCGAAAGTGA